The following are encoded in a window of Sminthopsis crassicaudata isolate SCR6 chromosome 5, ASM4859323v1, whole genome shotgun sequence genomic DNA:
- the CTNNB1 gene encoding catenin beta-1 isoform X1, which yields MATQADLMELDMAMEPDRKAAVSHWQQQSYLDSGIHSGATTTAPSLSGKGNPEEEDVDTTQVLYEWEQGFSQSFTQEQVADIDGQYAMTRAQRVRAAMFPETLDEGMQIPSTQFDAAHPTNVQRLAEPSQMLKHAVVNLINYQDDAELATRAIPELTKLLNDEDQVVVNKAAVMVHQLSKKEASRHAIMRSPQMVSAIVRTMQNTNDVETARCTAGTLHNLSHHREGLLAIFKSGGIPALVKMLGSPVDSVLFYAITTLHNLLLHQEGAKMAVRLAGGLQKMVALLNKTNVKFLAITTDCLQILAYGNQESKLIILASGGPQALVNIMRTYTYEKLLWTTSRVLKVLSVCSSNKPAIVEAGGMQALGLHLTDPSQRLVQNCLWTLRNLSDAATKQEGMEGLLGTLVQLLGSDDINVVTCAAGILSNLTCNNYKNKMMVCQVGGIEALVRTVLRAGDREDITEPAICALRHLTSRHQEAEMAQNAVRLHYGLPVVVKLLHPPSHWPLIKATVGLIRNLALCPANHAPLREQGAIPRLVQLLVRAHQDTQRRTSMGGTQQQFVEGVRMEEIVEGCTGALHILARDVHNRIVIRGLNTIPLFVQLLYSPIENIQRVAAGVLCELAQDKEAAEAIEAEGATAPLTELLHSRNEGVATYAAAVLFRMSEDKPQDYKKRLSVELTSSLFRTEPMTWNETADLGLDIGAQGEPLGYRPDDPSYRSFHSGGYGQDALGMDPMMEHEMGGHHPGADYPVDGLPDLGHAQDLMDGLPPGDSNQLAWFDTDL from the exons ATGGCCACTCAAG ctGACTTGATGGAATTAGACATGGCGATGGAGCCAGATAGAAAAGCAGCTGTTAGCCACTGGCAGCAACAGTCTTACCTTGATTCTGGAATCCATTCTGGTGCCACAACAACAGCTCCCTCCCTGAGTGGCAAAGGAAATCCTGAGGAGGAAGATGTAGATACCACCCAAGTCTTATATGAATGGGAACAGGGATTTTCTCAGTCTTTCACACAGGAACAGGTAGCTG ATATTGATGGACAGTACGCCATGACCAGAGCACAGAGAGTTCGAGCTGCCATGTTCCCTGAAACCTTGGATGAGGGCATGCAGATCCCATCCACTCAGTTTGATGCAGCTCACCCAACTAATGTTCAGCGTTTGGCTGAACCTTCCCAGATGCTAAAGCACGCTGTGGTGAATTTGATCAATTACCAGGATGATGCTGAGCTGGCCACTCGTGCAATTCCTGAATTGACTAAATTGCTGAATGATGAGGATCAG GTGGTAGTTAATAAGGCTGCAGTTATGGTTCACCAACTATCTAAGAAAGAAGCCTCCAGACACGCCATAATGCGCTCTCCTCAGATGGTGTCTGCTATTGTGCGCACCATGCAAAACACAAATGATGTAGAAACAGCACGTTGTACTGCTGGAACACTGCACAATCTTTCCCATCACCGTGAAGGCTTATTGGCTATCTTTAAGTCTGGGGGCATTCCTGCCCTTGTGAAAATGCTTGG ctCCCCAGTGGACTCTGTGTTGTTTTATGCTATCACAACTCTCCACAATCTTTTATTACATCAAGAAGGAGCCAAAATGGCAGTGCGTCTTGCTGGTGGACTGCAGAAAATGGTTGCTTTGCTCAATAAAACAAATGTTAAGTTCTTGGCTATCACAACAGACTGTCTTCAGATTTTGGCTTATGGCAATCAGGAAAGCAAA CTGATCATTTTGGCTAGTGGTGGGCCCCAGGCTCTGGTAAATATAATGAGGACTTATACTTATGAAAAACTCCTATGGACCACAAGTAGAGTACTGAAAGTGTTGTCAGTCTGCTCTAGTAACAAACCGGCTATTGTGGAAGCTG gtgGGATGCAAGCGTTAGGACTTCACCTTACAGATCCAAGTCAGCGTCTCGTACAGAATTGTCTCTGGACTCTTAGGAATCTTTCAGATGCTGCAACTAAGCAG GAAGGAATGGAAGGTCTTCTAGGGACTCTGGTTCAGCTTTTAGGCTCAGATGATATAAATGTTGTCACCTGTGCTGCTGGCATCCTTTCTAACCTTACCTGCAATAACTATAAGAACAAGATGATGGTGTGCCAAGTTGGTGGAATTGAAGCCCTTGTCCGCACTGTTCTTCGTGCCGGTGATAGAGAGGATATCACTGAACCTGCCATCTGTGCACTTCGTCATTTGACCAGCAGACACCAGGAGGCTGAGATGGCACAGAACGCTGTCCGCCTCCATTATGGACTCCCAGTGGTGGTTAAGCTCTTACATCCGCCATCACATTGGCCACTGATAAAG GCTACTGTTGGTCTCATCCGAAATCTTGCCCTTTGCCCAGCGAATCACGCACCTTTACGTGAGCAAGGTGCAATTCCCCGGTTAGTTCAGTTGTTGGTGAGAGCACATCAGGACACCCAGCGCCGTACTTCAATGGGTGGAACACAACAACAGTTTGTG GAGGGAGTGCGTATGGAGGAGATTGTGGAGGGCTGCACTGGTGCCCTTCACATCCTGGCGCGAGATGTCCACAACCGGATCGTAATCAGAGGCCTGAACACCATTCCGCTGTTTGTGCAG ttGCTGTATTCTCCTATTGAGAACATCCAGAGAGTGGCTGCCGGGGTGCTCTGTGAGCTGGCCCAGGACAAGGAGGCCGCCGAGGCCATTGAGGCCGAGGGAGCCACGGCTCCCCTGACGGAGTTACTGCATTCGAGGAACGAGGGCGTGG CTACGTACGCCGCTGCCGTGCTGTTCCGGATGTCTGAGGACAAGCCCCAGGACTACAAGAAACGTCTTTCTGTCGAGCTGACCAGCTCACTCTTCAGGACCGAACCAATGACTTGGAATGAG ACTGCTGATCTTGGACTTGATATCGGTGCCCAAGGAGAACCCCTTGGTTATCGTCCGGATG ATCCTAGCTATCGTTCTTTCCACTCTGGTGGCTATGGCCAAGATGCCTTGGGTATGGACCCTATGATGGAACATGAAATGGGTGGCCACCACCCAGGTGCTGATTACCCAGTTGATGGGCTTCCAGATCTGGGACATGCCCAGGACCTTATGGATGGGTTGCCTCCAGGTGACAGTAATCAGTTGGCTTGGTTCGATACTGACCTGTAA
- the CTNNB1 gene encoding catenin beta-1 isoform X2, whose translation MELDMAMEPDRKAAVSHWQQQSYLDSGIHSGATTTAPSLSGKGNPEEEDVDTTQVLYEWEQGFSQSFTQEQVADIDGQYAMTRAQRVRAAMFPETLDEGMQIPSTQFDAAHPTNVQRLAEPSQMLKHAVVNLINYQDDAELATRAIPELTKLLNDEDQVVVNKAAVMVHQLSKKEASRHAIMRSPQMVSAIVRTMQNTNDVETARCTAGTLHNLSHHREGLLAIFKSGGIPALVKMLGSPVDSVLFYAITTLHNLLLHQEGAKMAVRLAGGLQKMVALLNKTNVKFLAITTDCLQILAYGNQESKLIILASGGPQALVNIMRTYTYEKLLWTTSRVLKVLSVCSSNKPAIVEAGGMQALGLHLTDPSQRLVQNCLWTLRNLSDAATKQEGMEGLLGTLVQLLGSDDINVVTCAAGILSNLTCNNYKNKMMVCQVGGIEALVRTVLRAGDREDITEPAICALRHLTSRHQEAEMAQNAVRLHYGLPVVVKLLHPPSHWPLIKATVGLIRNLALCPANHAPLREQGAIPRLVQLLVRAHQDTQRRTSMGGTQQQFVEGVRMEEIVEGCTGALHILARDVHNRIVIRGLNTIPLFVQLLYSPIENIQRVAAGVLCELAQDKEAAEAIEAEGATAPLTELLHSRNEGVATYAAAVLFRMSEDKPQDYKKRLSVELTSSLFRTEPMTWNETADLGLDIGAQGEPLGYRPDDPSYRSFHSGGYGQDALGMDPMMEHEMGGHHPGADYPVDGLPDLGHAQDLMDGLPPGDSNQLAWFDTDL comes from the exons ATGGAATTAGACATGGCGATGGAGCCAGATAGAAAAGCAGCTGTTAGCCACTGGCAGCAACAGTCTTACCTTGATTCTGGAATCCATTCTGGTGCCACAACAACAGCTCCCTCCCTGAGTGGCAAAGGAAATCCTGAGGAGGAAGATGTAGATACCACCCAAGTCTTATATGAATGGGAACAGGGATTTTCTCAGTCTTTCACACAGGAACAGGTAGCTG ATATTGATGGACAGTACGCCATGACCAGAGCACAGAGAGTTCGAGCTGCCATGTTCCCTGAAACCTTGGATGAGGGCATGCAGATCCCATCCACTCAGTTTGATGCAGCTCACCCAACTAATGTTCAGCGTTTGGCTGAACCTTCCCAGATGCTAAAGCACGCTGTGGTGAATTTGATCAATTACCAGGATGATGCTGAGCTGGCCACTCGTGCAATTCCTGAATTGACTAAATTGCTGAATGATGAGGATCAG GTGGTAGTTAATAAGGCTGCAGTTATGGTTCACCAACTATCTAAGAAAGAAGCCTCCAGACACGCCATAATGCGCTCTCCTCAGATGGTGTCTGCTATTGTGCGCACCATGCAAAACACAAATGATGTAGAAACAGCACGTTGTACTGCTGGAACACTGCACAATCTTTCCCATCACCGTGAAGGCTTATTGGCTATCTTTAAGTCTGGGGGCATTCCTGCCCTTGTGAAAATGCTTGG ctCCCCAGTGGACTCTGTGTTGTTTTATGCTATCACAACTCTCCACAATCTTTTATTACATCAAGAAGGAGCCAAAATGGCAGTGCGTCTTGCTGGTGGACTGCAGAAAATGGTTGCTTTGCTCAATAAAACAAATGTTAAGTTCTTGGCTATCACAACAGACTGTCTTCAGATTTTGGCTTATGGCAATCAGGAAAGCAAA CTGATCATTTTGGCTAGTGGTGGGCCCCAGGCTCTGGTAAATATAATGAGGACTTATACTTATGAAAAACTCCTATGGACCACAAGTAGAGTACTGAAAGTGTTGTCAGTCTGCTCTAGTAACAAACCGGCTATTGTGGAAGCTG gtgGGATGCAAGCGTTAGGACTTCACCTTACAGATCCAAGTCAGCGTCTCGTACAGAATTGTCTCTGGACTCTTAGGAATCTTTCAGATGCTGCAACTAAGCAG GAAGGAATGGAAGGTCTTCTAGGGACTCTGGTTCAGCTTTTAGGCTCAGATGATATAAATGTTGTCACCTGTGCTGCTGGCATCCTTTCTAACCTTACCTGCAATAACTATAAGAACAAGATGATGGTGTGCCAAGTTGGTGGAATTGAAGCCCTTGTCCGCACTGTTCTTCGTGCCGGTGATAGAGAGGATATCACTGAACCTGCCATCTGTGCACTTCGTCATTTGACCAGCAGACACCAGGAGGCTGAGATGGCACAGAACGCTGTCCGCCTCCATTATGGACTCCCAGTGGTGGTTAAGCTCTTACATCCGCCATCACATTGGCCACTGATAAAG GCTACTGTTGGTCTCATCCGAAATCTTGCCCTTTGCCCAGCGAATCACGCACCTTTACGTGAGCAAGGTGCAATTCCCCGGTTAGTTCAGTTGTTGGTGAGAGCACATCAGGACACCCAGCGCCGTACTTCAATGGGTGGAACACAACAACAGTTTGTG GAGGGAGTGCGTATGGAGGAGATTGTGGAGGGCTGCACTGGTGCCCTTCACATCCTGGCGCGAGATGTCCACAACCGGATCGTAATCAGAGGCCTGAACACCATTCCGCTGTTTGTGCAG ttGCTGTATTCTCCTATTGAGAACATCCAGAGAGTGGCTGCCGGGGTGCTCTGTGAGCTGGCCCAGGACAAGGAGGCCGCCGAGGCCATTGAGGCCGAGGGAGCCACGGCTCCCCTGACGGAGTTACTGCATTCGAGGAACGAGGGCGTGG CTACGTACGCCGCTGCCGTGCTGTTCCGGATGTCTGAGGACAAGCCCCAGGACTACAAGAAACGTCTTTCTGTCGAGCTGACCAGCTCACTCTTCAGGACCGAACCAATGACTTGGAATGAG ACTGCTGATCTTGGACTTGATATCGGTGCCCAAGGAGAACCCCTTGGTTATCGTCCGGATG ATCCTAGCTATCGTTCTTTCCACTCTGGTGGCTATGGCCAAGATGCCTTGGGTATGGACCCTATGATGGAACATGAAATGGGTGGCCACCACCCAGGTGCTGATTACCCAGTTGATGGGCTTCCAGATCTGGGACATGCCCAGGACCTTATGGATGGGTTGCCTCCAGGTGACAGTAATCAGTTGGCTTGGTTCGATACTGACCTGTAA